DNA from Tripterygium wilfordii isolate XIE 37 chromosome 4, ASM1340144v1, whole genome shotgun sequence:
TCCAAAAGCCTGGTTTTTCATGACTAAAACCATCAAAACTGAAACTTGGGCAGACCAGAGATATTGTATTCCAAGTAAATCAAGCTAAAGAAACGGTCGGACAAAATTGTATGGGAACATGTAAACATTTCAGTCAATCTACATCAAACAACACACAGTTGTACTCCACAAACCAAGCTGCATTATTATACGAAACAATGCAGCCTAAGCAGTGAATGTAGGTGTTGTTTTTGTAAAATACTAGCGGAGACACACAAGGTGTTCGACATACTGTCAGTGAGGGTGTTCACGCAGATATGGCAGTCTCCCGGAGTTAGGTCACATCTGCATTGGAAGTGACGTGAGATACTGGTGGCTGTGGTCTTACAGAACTTGGAGCTAGTGGGATGATTGGGAAATGAGTTCTTCGAAAAGGGAAGACAGGTTCTGTCAGTGTTTGTTGATATGCCTGTGAGTTTATGAGTTGTGCAGTTTCTGTACACTAATGCGCTCAAATCTGAAATGGGTTTTACTGGTGAAACAGAGAGTACATCGCATAGTAGGAGCAAGAGGGTCTCAGGTTGGAGGGGAAGTTGCTTCAAGATTGAACCCATGTGGAAATTAAAGTTGATCAAAGCTGGTTCTTTTTAACTGGTAAGTTTGAGGCTCTAGGTTCatggctttttctttttctttatatttaattcttaattttttattaattactgACGAAAAAGCGAAAGAGTAAAAGTGTTTTCGGCCTTTTGGCTATGGTAGTTGAGGAAGATGAGTTATTTTAGGGTTATTTTCCAGCCTACCTATATCAAACTCTGGAGGAACTCCAACTTCAGATTTTGATTTGATCATTTGGGTTTAAAGAAAAGTTACAATCTTATGACAGGTAGCATGAATAATGTTGAAGTTCTAGAGGACAGATCATAAGTCTATGGGCCATATTTTATTCTTCTGAAAGTCTTCCAATGGTGTAAGCCCAGGTTATCCTATCTGAATCTGTTGGAGGGGCGTCAAAGACGCTAAAGATAGTCACCATTCAGTCGTTACATGCTCTAAATTTGCCACTCCTAATAATACGAAGTTACAAATATAAACTGCATGCATCTGCTTGCATTTCGCTCCATAAGCCCCACCTCCTAATAATcgtttctttcttctctccctcCATTCCTGTAATTACATCCAAAAAGGTAGCTTCAAAGCCTTTGTGGGCAACGGCCGTGCGTGTGGGGGAGCAACCAGCACCGCGGTCAGCCCACAACTCCCCACCACCCACCACATTATTGATAACTATCCTGCCTTAATTGATCAAGTACCATGTCTCAGCAACAGTTCCAACTCTTGGAAATTAACCTCATCACTGCTCAGGACCTGGCACCGGTTTCCAAGTCCATGCGAACCTATGCAGTGGTGTGGGTGCAACCGGAGCGCAAGCTCACAACCAGGGTTGACCAGAATGGCCACTTCAATCCCACATGGAATGAAAAGTTTGTGTTCAGAGTCGACAATGGCTTCCTTAATGACGAGGAATCCTCTATCATGATTGAAATCTATGCTGTGGCATGGCTCCGAGACGTTCTGATTGGCTCTGTCCGCGTTCTTATTAGTAACCTCTTTGATTCTGATTTTGGTTCCAACACGCGTTTTACTGCCCTCCAGGTTAGACGTCCCTCCGGGAGGCCTCAAGGGATCATCAACATGGGTGTTGCCCTCCTCAGCAGCACAATGCGTAGCATGCCTTTATCCACCGAGCTAAGCTCCACTGCCGTGGAATTCAATGACTTGATGGATGTGAAAACTCGCAATGTCAACGATCAGGACAATCACAAGCCGAAGCAGGTATTATTGCTCActaatataattaaatttaaaacaataacCAAGAAAAGGATTTCAATTAGTGCATTAAAACTTATTTCTTTACTCCACTCTGGATTTTTTGAGATCAATggtttgatgatgataatgataatgcttctttcttcttcttctttggtagAGGATCAAGATCTCGAGCAATTATACCATTGATTCTCTGGAAATTCCAATCTATATCTTGTGAAATGAGTATTTTCATATGTCAGTAAAGAATtcaaatggtttttttttaccattctaAACGTTGAATTTCGAAAAACTTCATGTTGGAATCTCATAATATCCCATTGCTATAATCCCATCCCAGTCTCATTAACATGTTGCGACTCGTTTCATCTATTAATTCTAGATAAATCTACATCAACAATTGCCATCATTAAATAACCTTTAACATTTTGTTCAAGCTTGTTTGTTTAACATGACTGTCAAAATCATCTCCAGCAGGTTATTAGACTGCGCCGTATACAAAGCGATGTCACAGATCGCACAACGGAGGAAACTCCTAAAAAATGCGGCAATGGTGGTTCAATCTGTTATGGAGGAAATGGTTCCATTTGCAACAGTTCTGCTATGAGCATATCAGAAATTATTACCACCACCAAGCAGAAAGAAAATAGCGGAAGCATGGTTAACGGCTCACTTTGTAACTCTGACGTGGGGC
Protein-coding regions in this window:
- the LOC119995861 gene encoding uncharacterized protein LOC119995861; the encoded protein is MSQQQFQLLEINLITAQDLAPVSKSMRTYAVVWVQPERKLTTRVDQNGHFNPTWNEKFVFRVDNGFLNDEESSIMIEIYAVAWLRDVLIGSVRVLISNLFDSDFGSNTRFTALQVRRPSGRPQGIINMGVALLSSTMRSMPLSTELSSTAVEFNDLMDVKTRNVNDQDNHKPKQQVIRLRRIQSDVTDRTTEETPKKCGNGGSICYGGNGSICNSSAMSISEIITTTKQKENSGSMVNGSLCNSDVGPSASVVAAAIAKGLYRTPQPQHGKENTILKNWTEQESEEGLRMKLERWKTELPPVYDHEKQRMLSKSTERRQRRRGRSESGLFSCFGNAFGCEISITCGGNSKRKVNGNGKVCHLSSVDGNYSQSFI